The following proteins come from a genomic window of Eubalaena glacialis isolate mEubGla1 chromosome X, mEubGla1.1.hap2.+ XY, whole genome shotgun sequence:
- the YY2 gene encoding LOW QUALITY PROTEIN: transcription factor YY2 (The sequence of the model RefSeq protein was modified relative to this genomic sequence to represent the inferred CDS: deleted 3 bases in 2 codons; substituted 2 bases at 2 genomic stop codons), with amino-acid sequence MASNNTFYIAVENSEVYADAVELHQIPVETVPVETIPEETVCGDHSCGDRPCGDRPCGDHGGXGSRGVRGHQRQRVHDGHHHPSLIALQPLIISTPNQGDYNEEMVMVRMQEEVVGYYQSDDLQVSNLENKTVILADEDDCIQETLAPSSPSTSSSAYSHSRKHSGKNSYAGGKARAGSSSEVGSKKWEQEQVRIKTLEGEFAVPMWCARSKRDHETGQADENPALGYSEYVMGKKLPPGGIPGVDLSDPKQVAEFTRKKPQKTKEELPRSIACPNKGCMKMFRNNSALRKHMHTHGPKVHVCAECGKSFVENSKLKRHHLVHTGEKPFMCTFEGCGKRFSLDFNLRTHVRIHTGDRPFVCPFDWCNKKFAQSTNLKSHILTHTKNKNXQ; translated from the exons ATGGCCTCAAACAACACTTTCTACATCGCCGTAGAAAACTCGGAGGTGTATGCAGATGCTGTGGAGCTGCACCAGATCCCTGTGGAGACCGTCCCTGTGGAGACCATCCCTGAGGAGACCGTC TGTGGAGACCATTCCTGTGGAGACCGTCCTTGTGGAGACCGTCCCTGTGGAGACCATGGCGGTTGAGGCAGCCGAGGAGTACGAGGACATCAGCGGCAGCGG GTCCATGATGGCCACCACCATCCGTCTCTGATCGCGCTGCAGCCTCTCATTATCAGCACCCCAAACCAAGGGGACTACAACGAGGAAATGGTCATGGTACGGATGCAGGAGGAGGTGGTGGGCTACTACCAGTCTGACGACCTGCAGGTCAGCAACCTGGAGAACAAGACGGTCATCCTGGCCGACGAAGACGACTGCATCCAGGAGACCCTGGCTCCCTCGTCACCCTCCACGTCCTCCTCGGCCTACAGCCACAGCAGGAAGCACAGCGGTAAGAATAGTTACGCCGGCGGCAAGGCCAGGGCGGGAAGCAGCTCTGAGGTGGGCAGCAAGAAGTGGGAGCAGGAGCAGGTGCGCATCAAAACCCTGGAAGGCGAGTTTGCCGTCCCCATGTGGTGCGCGCGTAGTAAGAGAGACCATGAGACTGGACAGGCTGATGAGAACCCAGCTCTTGGTTATTCAGAGTACGTGATGGGGAAGAAGCTGCCTCCTGGAGGGATTCCTGGCGTTGACCTCTCAGATCCCAAACAAGTGGCAGAATTTACTAGAAAGAAGCCCCAGAAAACCAAAGAAGAGCTCCCGAGGTCAATAGCTTGCCCTAACAAAGGCTGCATGAAGATGTTCAGGAATAACTCTGCTTTGAGAAAACATATGCACACCCATGGTCCCAAGGTCCACGTATGTGCAGAATGTGGCAAATCTTTTGTTGAGAACTCAAAACTGAAACGTCATCACTTGGTGCATACGGGAGAGAAGCCCTTTATGTGCACCTTCGAAGGCTGCGGAAAACGCTTTTCCCTGGATTTCAATTTGCGTACCCATGTGCGAATCCATACCGGAGACAGGCCCTTCGTGTGCCCCTTCGATTGGTGTAATAAGAAGTTTGCTCAGTCAACTAACCTGAAATCTCATATCTTAAcacatactaaaaataaaaattgacagtaa